The Ornithodoros turicata isolate Travis chromosome 7, ASM3712646v1, whole genome shotgun sequence genome includes a region encoding these proteins:
- the LOC135401319 gene encoding coronin-7-like produces the protein MYRFKGSKYKNALPKVPKKGEGWVLDIAVGAPQSFGNHIKASALFKAFNVENRGGGSLGVLQIDDTGKKNKNCPLLHAHTDFVTDFDFCPYDDGLLATCSIDSTVKIWRIPEEGIPPNSIQDPEMVLQEKLRVENVVFNPSVDCLLATAAERTVRLWDLTKGIAISSFTKHQEVIQSLSWKADGSLVASSGRDRMLRIWDPRSPNGCLEASGHANNRDSRVLWLGDTNYVLSSGLGGAREREVTLRDTRSIDVPCATASGESAMGIFVPLYDPDSNMLFLVAKGDNTVNFWELTFRDPFFLEASKYMGEVQTKGAGLVPKRALKVMDCEVNRVLLLGQESIVPLSYQVPRKTYRDFHSDIFPDTHPASPSITIGDWLEEKPAKEVPKISLDPEKRPKAGIVRINHKLGSGPVIDDVPKVDENRGKTWRRPFKVPSAPPTPAPRKKVASRQATPLRRERSQGAISMSSMMSQTPAASNFSIISTSSVSSAFPVAAPRVAGLVRRESSRNDGRVFRVRISKFRHLNGTPGPRNTHITNLPPLCKTIPGESEGFRANTERVALPLAISGGHVAVLELSKMGRLQSGVVPSLICGTSVMDFAWDPFNNSRIAIACDDARVRIWTIPEGGLTQSLTQPVAELKGHTEKVTFVKFHPTASDVLATASHDLSLIIWDLADQEAKLRLLGHTDQIFSLAWNPDGTTLATMCKDLTLRVFDPRNSEEPVVEGPGPSGTRGARVIWALGGTHLITSGFNKVSERQVSLYDASDLSAPLTTEGIDVSPAILIPFYDEDSSTLFLTGKGDCTIYTFEVALDPPCFFPLSHYKSNSPHQAVCFLHKAACNVSDVEFAKAYRLTGISIEPLSFKVPRLRSQLFQDDLFPDTKVTWEPTMSSQEWFAGETPSVRTICLRPAGMDLLSDAPKPSLASVSRTPDVSQLTTADSSS, from the exons ATGTATCGGTTCAAGGGCTCCAAGTACAAAAATGCTCTACCGAAAGTGCCGAAGAAAGGCGAG GGCTGGGTTTTGGATATCGCGGTCGGAGCTCCCCAGTCCTTTGGAAACCACATCAAAGCGAGCGCTCTCTTCAAAGCGTTCAACGTAGAAAATCGTG GTGGAGGGAGCCTGGGTGTTCTCCAAATCGACGACAccggaaagaaaaacaaaaactgtCCGTTACTGCACGCGCACACAG ATTTCGTCACGGATTTCGATTTCTGCCCGTATGACGATGGCCTGTTAGCTACATGTTCCATCGACTCCACA GTAAAGATATGGCGGATTCCAGAAGAGGGAATCCCTCCAAATTCTATCCAAGACCCAGAAATGGTTCTTCAAGAGAAGCTTCGCGTCGAGAACGTGGTATTCAACCCGTCAGTTGACTGCTTACTCGCAACAGCCGCAGAACGCACCGTTCGTCTTTGGGATCTCACTAAAGGGATAGCAATATCGT CTTTTACGAAACATCAAGAAGTTATCCAGAGCCTGAGCTGGAAGGCTGACGGAAGTCTGGTTGCGAGCTCTGGACGGGACAGGATGTTGAGGATATGGGATCCCAGGTCGCCTAATGGATGTCTT GAAGCAAGTGGTCACGCGAATAACAGGGATTCGAGAGTCTTGTGGCTGGGGGACACCAACTACGTTCTGTCATCCGGACTTGGAGGC GCACGAGAGAGGGAGGTTACTCTGCGGGACACTCGTTCTATCGACGTGCCCTGTGCCACGGCATCGGGAGAGAGCGCAATGGG GATATTCGTGCCTCTGTACGATCCGGACAGCAACATGCTTTTCCTGGTCGCAAAG ggagaCAACACGGTCAACTTTTGGGAGCTGACATTCAGGGATCCCTTTTTCCTCGAAG CTTCGAAATACATGGGCGAGGTTCAGACCAAGGGTGCAGGACTAGTCCCAAAGAGAGCGCTTAAGGTCATGGATTGCGAAGTCAACAGGGTGCTTCTGCTGGGACAGGAGAGCATTGTGCCTTTGTCGTACCAGGTACCCAGAAAG ACATACCGAGATTTTCACTCCGACATTTTCCCGGACACACACCCAGCGAGTCCTTCCATTACCATCGGTGATTGGTTGGAGGAAAAACCGGCAAAG GAGGTGCCGAAAATCAGTTTGGACCCAGAGAAGCGGCCCAAGGCTGGCATTGTTCGGATCAATCACAAGCTTGGGTCTGGGCCAGTGATTGACGACGTGCCCAAGGTAGATGAGAACCGCGGAAAGACGTGGCGAAGGCCTTTCAAGGTG CCCTCGGCTCCACCGACGCCAGCTCCCAGGAAGAAAGTAGCCAGCAGACAGGCTACTCCGCTGAGGAGAGAACGTTCGCAGGGCGCCATTTCTATGAGTAGTATGATGTCGCAGACGCCAGCAGCATCGAACTTTTCGATTATATCTACCAGCAGCGTGTCCAGTGCTTTTCCAGTAGCAGCACCGCGGGTAGCGGGTCTCGTCCGAAGGGAGTCATCGCGTAACGACGGACGTGTGTTCAGGG TTCGCATATCCAAGTTTCGTCACCTGAACGGTACGCCAGGCCCACGGAATACTCACATCACCAATCTTCCACCGCTGTGCAAGACCATCCCTGGCGAAAGTGAAGGGTTTCGGGCCAACACTGAGCGTGTCGCCCTTCCACTAGCTATTTCAGGAGGGCATGTTGCTGTTCTTGAG CTGTCGAAAATGGGCCGCCTGCAGTCCGGGGTGGTGCCCAGCCTCATATGTGGAACGAGCGTTATGGACTTCGCTTGGGATCCTTTCAACAACAGCAGGATTGCTATAG CGTGCGACGACGCTCGCGTCCGGATCTGGACCATCCCCGAAGGCGGGCTGACGCAGAGCCTGACGCAGCCGGTCGCGGAGCTCAAAGGCCACACCGAGAAGGTGACCTTCGTCAAATTCCACCCGACAGCCTCCGACGTCCTGGCCACGGCCTCGCACGACCTGTCTCTCATCATCTGGGACTTGGCAGATCAGGAGGCCAAGCTACGCCTACTTGGTCACACCGACCAG ATATTTAGCCTTGCCTGGAACCCCGACGGCACAACTTTAGCAACGATGTGCAAGGACCTGACGCTGCGCGTGTTCGACCCACGCAATAGCGAGGAGCCCGTCGTGGAGGGCCCTGGTCCTTCTGGAACGCGGGGCGCACGCGTTATCTGGGCGCTGGGAGGGACGCATCTGATAACTTCCGGGTTCAACAA GGTGTCTGAGAGGCAGGTCAGCCTGTACGACGCCAGCGATCTCTCGGCACCTCTCACCACGGAAGGTATCGACGTCAGCCCAGCGATACTGATTCCCTTTTACGACGAAGACAGTTCCACGCTCTTTCTCACAGGAAAG GGCGACTGCACCATATATACATTTGAAGTGGCCCTCGATCCACCCTGCTTCTTTCCGTTGTCTCATTACAAGAGCAACAGCCCCCACCAAGCAGTCTGCTTCTTGCACAAGGCTGCTTGCAATGTCAGCGATGTGGAATTCGCCAAGGCATACCGTCTCACGGGCATCTCCATCGAACCCTTATCCTTCAAAGTACCCAGGCTCAGG TCTCAACTATTCCAAGACGACCTGTTTCCGGACACGAAGGTCACGTGGGAACCGACGATGTCTAGCCAGGAATGGTTCGCTGGTGAAACGCCATCTGTCCGCACGATTTGTCTGCGACCCGCCGGAATGGATTTGT TGTCCGACGCTCCCAAACCATCATTGGCTAGCGTGTCAAGGACGCCGGATGTCAGTCAGCTGACAACAGCCGACTCATCATCGTAA
- the LOC135399973 gene encoding probable methyltransferase-like protein 25 isoform X1 — protein sequence MVAHVVQNLVQMHNALSELAEFLTSHAQFLNAHMVAFLTASHWDVHVPKGVAEDLVQLPEECLRFLGTKGFFELPYVKEGMAPSLTKLIRELGSNTLQSLKVSTTVEKVLSDWVNTTDTSPPDLWMSKKKSHEVSVMSHFVAELSHRHNISHVVDIGSGKGYLSTNLSCLHQLNVVGIECEGLNNHNAEERKKKMMRHAKNVVKDGVYKEDAKFCALTARIDHKFELNEALTQCFKQKVSDVLLCGLHTCGDLASSALRLFVQCSGVKCLCLVGCCYNLITEENEATQNDCSVTQKFGFPLSTYLRNSQCYLGRNARMLASQSIERQHENNTNFPETLFYRALFQKILTEKLGSDTLPKDFRVGKLYKCKNFWEYIQRAAKKINCSDFKVTEEEAQRYELCHQDDKKKLMLFQKLRICFSPCIEGLILLDRLVFLLEQEDVEDAHIIQLFDPVISPRCFALYATKKS from the exons ATGGTCGCACACGTGGTTCAAAACTTGGTGCAGATGCACAATGCGCTGTCTGAGCTCGCCGAGTTTTTGACTAGCCATGCACAATTCCTAAACGCTCATATGGTTGCCTTTTTAACAGCTTCCCACTGGGATGTCCATGTGCCTAAGGGAGTAGCAGAAGATTTGGTGCAACTTCCTGAAGAATGCTTACGTTTCTTAGGCACTAAAGGGTTTTTTGAATTGCCATATGTCAA AGAAGGTATGGCGCCGTCATTGACAAAACTAATCAGAGAGCTGGGGAGCAACACGTTACAGTCCCTAAAGGTTTCCACAACAGTTGAGAAAGTTTTATCCGATTGGGTCAATACAACCGACACATCGCCGCCAGACCTGTGGATGTCCAAGAAAAAAAGCCACGAAGTGTCTGTCATGAGCCATTTCGTGGCAGAATTGTCACACCGACACAACATATCTCAT GTTGTCGACATTGGCAGTGGCAAGGGGTACCTCTCCACCAATTTATCCTGCCTACACCAGCTGAACGTTGTGGGCATCGAATGCGAGGGTCTCAATAATCATAATgcagaagaaaggaaaaagaaaatgatgcggcaTGCAAAGAATGTGGTAAAGGATGGCGTCTACAAGGAAGACGCAAAGTTCTGTGCACTCACAGCAAGAATAGACCACAAGTTTGAATTAAACGAGGCTCTGACACAGTGTTTTAAACAAAAAGTCAGCGACGTCCTCCTGTGCGGGCTGCATACGTGCGGTGACTTGGCGTCAAGTGCACTACGACTCTTTGTACAGTGCAGCGGTGTGAAGTGCCTGTGTTTAGTTGGCTGCTGTTACAATCTCATCACGGAGGAAAACGAGGCTACACAAAATGACTGTA GTGTTACACAGAAGTTTGGGTTCCCGCTATCAACTTACCTCAGAAATTCTCAGTGTTATCTTGGACGAAATGCCCGGATGCTGGCATCACAAAGCATCGAAAGACAGCATGAAAATAATACA AATTTTCCAGAAACCCTTTTTTACCGTGCACTCTTCCAAAAGATCCTAACTGAGAAGCTTGGAAGTGATACTTTGCCAAAAGACTTCCGTGTTGGAAAGCTTTACAAGTGTAAAAACTTCTGGGAGTACATccaaagagcagcaaaaaagaTTAATTGTTCTGACTTCAAG GTTACAGAGGAGGAAGCTCAACGTTACGAATTATGCCATCAAGATGATAAGAAGAAGCTAATGCTGTTCCAGAAGCTTCGAATATGTTTCTCTCCATGCATTGAAGGGCTGATCTTACTGGACAGGCTGGTGTTCCTTCTTGAACAG GAGGACGTTGAAGACGCCCACATCATTCAGCTGTTTGACCCCGTGATTTCGCCCAGATGCTTTGCGCTGTATGCCACCAAGAAGAGCTAA
- the LOC135399973 gene encoding probable methyltransferase-like protein 25 isoform X2: MVAHVVQNLVQMHNALSELAEFLTSHAQFLNAHMVAFLTASHWDVHVPKGVAEDLVQLPEECLRFLGTKGFFELPYVKEGMAPSLTKLIRELGSNTLQSLKVSTTVEKVLSDWVNTTDTSPPDLWMSKKKSHEVSVMSHFVAELSHRHNISHVVDIGSGKGYLSTNLSCLHQLNVVGIECEGLNNHNAEERKKKMMRHAKNVVKDGVYKEDAKFCALTARIDHKFELNEALTQCFKQKVSDVLLCGLHTCGDLASSALRLFVQCSGVKCLCLVGCCYNLITEENEATQNDCVTQKFGFPLSTYLRNSQCYLGRNARMLASQSIERQHENNTNFPETLFYRALFQKILTEKLGSDTLPKDFRVGKLYKCKNFWEYIQRAAKKINCSDFKVTEEEAQRYELCHQDDKKKLMLFQKLRICFSPCIEGLILLDRLVFLLEQEDVEDAHIIQLFDPVISPRCFALYATKKS; the protein is encoded by the exons ATGGTCGCACACGTGGTTCAAAACTTGGTGCAGATGCACAATGCGCTGTCTGAGCTCGCCGAGTTTTTGACTAGCCATGCACAATTCCTAAACGCTCATATGGTTGCCTTTTTAACAGCTTCCCACTGGGATGTCCATGTGCCTAAGGGAGTAGCAGAAGATTTGGTGCAACTTCCTGAAGAATGCTTACGTTTCTTAGGCACTAAAGGGTTTTTTGAATTGCCATATGTCAA AGAAGGTATGGCGCCGTCATTGACAAAACTAATCAGAGAGCTGGGGAGCAACACGTTACAGTCCCTAAAGGTTTCCACAACAGTTGAGAAAGTTTTATCCGATTGGGTCAATACAACCGACACATCGCCGCCAGACCTGTGGATGTCCAAGAAAAAAAGCCACGAAGTGTCTGTCATGAGCCATTTCGTGGCAGAATTGTCACACCGACACAACATATCTCAT GTTGTCGACATTGGCAGTGGCAAGGGGTACCTCTCCACCAATTTATCCTGCCTACACCAGCTGAACGTTGTGGGCATCGAATGCGAGGGTCTCAATAATCATAATgcagaagaaaggaaaaagaaaatgatgcggcaTGCAAAGAATGTGGTAAAGGATGGCGTCTACAAGGAAGACGCAAAGTTCTGTGCACTCACAGCAAGAATAGACCACAAGTTTGAATTAAACGAGGCTCTGACACAGTGTTTTAAACAAAAAGTCAGCGACGTCCTCCTGTGCGGGCTGCATACGTGCGGTGACTTGGCGTCAAGTGCACTACGACTCTTTGTACAGTGCAGCGGTGTGAAGTGCCTGTGTTTAGTTGGCTGCTGTTACAATCTCATCACGGAGGAAAACGAGGCTACACAAAATGACT GTGTTACACAGAAGTTTGGGTTCCCGCTATCAACTTACCTCAGAAATTCTCAGTGTTATCTTGGACGAAATGCCCGGATGCTGGCATCACAAAGCATCGAAAGACAGCATGAAAATAATACA AATTTTCCAGAAACCCTTTTTTACCGTGCACTCTTCCAAAAGATCCTAACTGAGAAGCTTGGAAGTGATACTTTGCCAAAAGACTTCCGTGTTGGAAAGCTTTACAAGTGTAAAAACTTCTGGGAGTACATccaaagagcagcaaaaaagaTTAATTGTTCTGACTTCAAG GTTACAGAGGAGGAAGCTCAACGTTACGAATTATGCCATCAAGATGATAAGAAGAAGCTAATGCTGTTCCAGAAGCTTCGAATATGTTTCTCTCCATGCATTGAAGGGCTGATCTTACTGGACAGGCTGGTGTTCCTTCTTGAACAG GAGGACGTTGAAGACGCCCACATCATTCAGCTGTTTGACCCCGTGATTTCGCCCAGATGCTTTGCGCTGTATGCCACCAAGAAGAGCTAA